The proteins below are encoded in one region of Triticum aestivum cultivar Chinese Spring chromosome 1B, IWGSC CS RefSeq v2.1, whole genome shotgun sequence:
- the LOC123092002 gene encoding uncharacterized protein, with protein MWVFNILGSFWDLLIKIRAFKMFGSFKDLKMLAFIGGVTSLFLVGNSVSDPSPVIEALRSLNATSITCDAKQVAHHYKNLAFDVTFLSIAMALAACIVYLVKIIVDAGAHEEEQELREADPTTAAQAAIDRTLAANASKAASDAEAEAVQAEADAKRVAAEMCAAFDNALKVKEIARSDANQAIEAAQAADENLAQAKANPVDDVVAAQKRIEDLEMAVDEAAKAATQAEETAAKADKELDFIDKDLKEANDEVKRKTDATRAAKKHAEAAKKTADAAKLKTGMARFPLWKRLILPVSVCHHSMLVRLCCRNLFFHGAA; from the coding sequence ATGTGGGTGTTCAACATATTGGGATCTTTCTGGGATCTTCTGATCAAGATACGCGCGTTCAAGATGTTTGGATCTTTCAAGGATCTAAAGATGCTGGCATTCATCGGCGGCGTTACGAGTCTGTTTCTTGTGGGTAACAGCGTCTCGGATCCATCACCAGTGATTGAGGCACTCCGCAGCCTCAACGCAACATCCATAACGTGCGACGCCAAACAAGTGGCTCATCACTACAAGAACCTGGCCTTCGATGTTACTTTTCTCTCCATCGCAATGGCCCTCGCAGCTTGTATTGTTTATCTTGTCAAGATCATCGTTGATGCCGGTGCCCATGAAGAAGAGCAGGAGCTACGCGAGGCCGATCCCACCACTGCCGCGCAGGCTGCCATTGATCGCACCCTCGCGGCTAATGCTTCTAAGGCCGCCTCGGATGCCGAAGCAGAGGCTGTCCAGGCCGAAGCGGACGCCAAGCGCGTCGCCGCGGAGATGTGCGCCGCCTTCGACAACGCCCTCAAGGTCAAAGAGATCGCCAGATCCGACGCCAATCAGGCAATCGAAGCTGCCCAAGCCGCCGATGAGAATTTGGCCCAAGCCAAGGCCAACCCTGTCGACGACGTCGTTGCCGCGCAGAAGAGGATCGAGGACTTGGAGATGGCTGTCGACGAGGCGGCTaaggcggcaactcaagccgaggAGACAGCTGCAAAGGCGGACAAGGAGCTCGACTTCATCGACAAGGATCTCAAGGAAGCAAACGACGAGGTGAAGCGGAAGACCGATGCGACTCGGGCTGCCAAGAAACACGCCGAGGCTGCAAAGAAGACCGCCGACGCCGCCAAACTCAAGACCGGTATGGCCCGTTTCCCTCTCTGGAAGAGGTTGATTTTGCCTGTTTCAGTTTGCCATCATAGTATGCTTGTACGCTTGTGTTGTCGCAATCTTTTCTTTCACGGAGCTGCTTGA